GGCGGTAGAATCAAACATGAATATGCTGCGCGTATGGGGCGGCGGTTTTTATGAAGAGGAGATTTTTTATAAGCTTTGTGATGAATATGGTCTGCTGGTCTGGCAAGATTTTATGTTTGCTTGCAGCATGTATCCGGGGGACGAGGCATTCCTTGCAAATGTGAAGAAAGAAGCGGAGTATAACGTCAAAAGATTGCGCAATCATCCCTGCATCGCCTTATGGTGTGGCAATAACGAGATTGATTCGGCCTGGTCACAGTTCGAGGAAAATATGGGCTGGGGCTGGAAAGAAAAAATCGATGCTGAACATAGAGCGAGCATGTGGGCTGATTATGAGAAAATATTCCACCATATTCTGCCGGAGGCTGTTACCGCTTTCCATCCAGGAGTAGACTATTGGCCGTCTTCGCCGCTGCGGGATCTGACGGGCAATATGGATCAGCATGCGACGCGGATGGCGGGGGATGGGGATGTTCATTACTGGGGCGTGTGGCACGGAATTGAGCCTTTTGAGAATTATAATACAAAGGTTGGCCGCTTTATGAGTGAGTATGGCTTCCAGTCGTTCCCGGAACTGAAAACCGTAATGAGTTATGCCGAAGAGCAGGATTTGGAGCTTACTTCAAAGGTGATGCTGGCTCATCAGAAGAATGGCCGCGGTAATCTGCTGATCAAAGAATATATGGATATGTATCTGCCGCAGCCGAAGGATTTCAAAGCATTTCTATATATGAGTCAAATTCTGCAAGCTGAAGCGATCCGAATTGCGATTGAAAGTCATAGAAGAAATAAACCTTATTGTATGGGCACTTTATATTGGCAGATGAATGATTGCTGGCCGGTTGCTTCTTGGGCGGGTATGGATTACAACGGGCGCTGGAAAGCTTTGCAATATACTGTACGCTCAAGCTTCAAGGATGTCTTGTTGTCTATTGATGGTACGGACCGTGAGCGGATTGACGTTCATGTCGTTTCTGACTTAAGAAGAGCAATAACTGCTGAGCTGATGCTTAGGCTGTATAAGTTTGACGGCTCGGTGCTACGAGAGTGGACACATCCGGTTGAGCTCGGAGCCGATTCTACGGCTATTGTATTCTCGTCTCCTGTGGTGGAATTGCTAGAAGGTCATGGATCAGGCGAGGTAGTGTTAGAGATTAGCTTGCAGGCTGATGGCCAGGTGATAGACCACAAGGTACATTATTTTGTCCCGGAAACAGAAATTCAGTTGCAGCATTCAGTGATTACGATAAAGGAAACTCCGGATAGCGGTGGTTTAAGCTTCACTGTGACAAGTGATGTGTTGGCTAGGGGCGTATACCTGATCTCAGAGGATGAAGGTATATTCTCCGACAACTTCTTTGATCTTCTCCCAGGACAGTCCAAGACGATAGTATTCTCTCAGCGGGGCAAGGATGGAAGAGACTGGACTCCGGCCGTTCCTAAGGGGCTAAAGGTTAAATCTATGGTTGATTTTGTTAGCGAAGATTTACTGTAAATCTTAAGGAGAGAAGGACTAGCGCATGGGGATTTTAATTCAGGAAGATCAGGGACTTTTCCATTTACAAAGTGCAGGAATGAGTTATATTCTTCAGCTTATCAATGATTATCCGGCACATGTGTATTGGGGCAAGAAGCTACGGAGTGACAGTAATTTGGAAGGGCTGTTGAATCTGGGAGGAAATACGGGGCTTGACCGACTCCCGCAGGAATACCCACAATACGGTACGGGAGATTTCAGAACACCTGCTTATCAAGTTCGGCTTGAAGATGGCACTCGTATCACGGAATTGAAATACAGTGGATACCGGGTCATGAAGGGGAAACCAGCACTTGCCGGGCTGCCTTCAGTATATGTGGAGTCCGACCAAGAAGCGCAGACGCTGGAGCTTACGCTCAAGGATGATTATGCCAAGCTAACTGTTATTTTACGATATACCATATATGAGGATTCTAACGTGATTACCCGCTCTGTGGAGTTCACAAATGGTGGAGATGCCCAGCTCCAATTACAACGTGCACTGAGTGCCAGTGTCGATTTCTCGTCTGGCGAAATGGATATGATCTATTTGGCAGGGGCTTGGTCAAGAGAAGGTAATCTGACTCGCAGACGTCTGGTGCAAGGGGGTACGACCATTGGGAGCCGCAGAGGGATGAGCAGTCATCAGTTAAATCCATTTGCAGCGCTGGTGAAACCTGAAACGGATGAAAATCATGGAGAGGCCTACGGCTTCAGTCTTGTATATAGCGGAGGCTTTGAAGCCGAGGCAGAGGTCGATTCCTTCGGGATGACAAGGTTTACGATGGGGCTGAACGCTTTTGATTTCTCATGGCTACTGGAGCCGGGAGAACAATTCCAGACCCCAGAAGTAGTTATGGTGTATTCATCTGAGGGGATCGGGGAAATGTCGAGAACCTATCACCGTTTGTACCGGACCCGTTTATGCAGAGGGGTATTTAGAGATAAGGAACGGCCTATTCTGGTCAACAATTGGGAAGCTACCTATTTTAACTTCAATGCGGACAAACTGGAGTCCATTGCGGCCGAAGGCGCGAAGCTTGGGATCGAGCTATTCGTGCTGGATGATGGCTGGTTTGGCAAAAGAGACGCTGACAATTCCTCTCTCGGAGACTGGGTGGAGGATCTACGCAAGCTTCCAGGCGGATTGTCTGATGTTGCCCAGCGTGTGAACCATCTAGGTTTGCAGTTTGGCCTCTGGTTCGAGCCGGAAATGATCTCGCCAGACAGCGACCTCTATCGTAAGCATCCCGACTGGTGTCTGCATGTGCCGGGACGCCGCCGCAGCGAAGCACGCTGGCAATTGGTGCTGGACTATACACGGGAAGATGTGCGCCAGTACATTTATGAGTCATTATCCCGAATTTTCTCGACGGTGCCCATTAGCTATGTGAAATGGGATATGAACCGTTGTTTAACGGAGATTGGCTCTGCAGAGTTACCCCCTGAACGCCAAGGGGAGACTGCACATCGTTATGTCCTTGGTCTGTATGAGCTATTGGAGCGAATCACTTCAGAGTTTCCACATATCCTGTTCGAGAGCTGCTGTAGTGGTGGTGGACGCTTCGACCCGGGTATGCTGCATTACATGCCGCAGACCTGGACCAGTGATGATACCGATGCTGTGGAACGGCTAAAGATTCAATATGGAACAAGTCTGGTATATCCGGTTAGTTCGATAGGCGCGCATGTGTCTGCCGTACCGAATCATCAGGTAGGACGGATCACCCCGCTTTCCTTTCGTGGAGATGTAGCTATGTCCGGTAATTTTGGTTACGAGCTGGATCTTACGAAGTTTACAGACGAAGAGAAGGAGCTTGTGAAGGAACAGGTTGCGAACTATAAACAGATCCGCAGTCTTGTTCAGCAGGGCAATCTGTATCGTCTGCAAAGCCCCTTCGAGGGTAACGAGACGGCATGGATGTTCGTCTCAGACGATCAACATGAGGCACTCATTTATTACTTCCGGGTAATGGCTGTGCCGCATCCGCCACGCCGCAGCTTGAAGCTGAATGGCTTGAATCCGGAGCTGAATTATACTCTGGAGGCAAGCGGTGAGGTCTACGGCGGCGACCGGCTAATGCAGGTCGGACTGGCTCTGCCGGATATCCAGCAGGATTTTGTCAGCGGATGCTTTAAATTGAAGGTGCAGGAATAGACCGTTTATTTCAAAAGGTAGCAAGCCATGAGCCCGGCTCTTGGCTTGCTTTTTGTATGGGTATATAAGTATTTATTTTTGTCTGTTCATATTCCGTTCATGATGACGTCATGGGGAGTACATCTTCATTGGTTAGCCTTAGCTTAACAGTGGTTTAGGGCAGTCCAATACACAGAGGATGACAGGAGAAGATACGAGTGAAAATAAGAGAAGCGATAACAACGAAGGTAAGCACGAGAACAAGCAAGATACTAAATATTCTAGTTAAAATATTAGGAGCAATAATCATTGCCATCGTGCTGTTTCTCGCCATTGTGTATACCGTTAATCTGATCAGCAACAAATCGGAACAAAGAAGAATAGAACCTTATGGTCAGCTAGTACCTGTAGATGGGAAGAACATGAATGTTTTGATTCAAGGGGATGGCGAAGAAACAGTCGTGCTTCTACCGGGCTATGGCACAGCAGCACCAGCTCTTGATTTTAAAGCATTAATAGATGAGCTATCCCCGTTTTACAAAGTTGTTGTGATTGAGCCTTTTGGGTATGGATTAAGTGATCTGACCAAAAAGGAGCGCAGCACAGAGAATATTGTAAGTGAAATTCATGAAGCTCTACAGGGTCTTCATATTGACCGTTATATTCTAATGGGTCACTCCATTTCTGGCCTTTACGGAATAGATTATGTTAACAAATATGAAAATGAAGTGAGTGCATTTGTCGGGCTCGACAGCAGCGTTCCATCGCTAAGTGAGCGGAAGATTGAAGCCTCGGCATTGAGAGCTTTAAATCTACTCAAAAAATCAGGTCTCATCAGATTGCAAATGAAACTAAGTGCTGACCCCATTGCTGAACTGCCATTTGATGATACAACAAAAGAACAAATGAGATTGATTAATCGCCAAAACATATATAATCCTACCCAATTAAATGAAGCCGGAAGTATGTATACTAATTTTAAAGGAGCTGAAAATTTATCGTTTCCCAAAAATCTTCCTCTAATCTTATTTGTACAAGCGAATCATCCAGTAACGGATAGATGGTTACCAGAGCATGTAAATCAAGTGAAAGACTCTGTAGATGGAAAAGTGATAACCTTTGAAGAAGGACATTATTTATATCGTACGAAAGCAAAAGAGATCGTAGAAAACTTCAGATTATTTATGAAAGAGATTAAATAAATATACCGTTGCGCCGAACGTACTTCAGGATTATCTCTGATTGTCGTTCGGTTTTTTCTCGTTCATCGTTTAAGGCGTTAAGATCCAAAAGCCTGACGGTACTTTACGGGAGACATTCCCTCAAACGTTCTGAACACTTTAATAAAATAGCTGGACTGGGAAAAGCCGGATTGTATCGCAACCTGAGCAATGGAGAGTCCGGTAGAAACCAGTAGAAGCTTAGCTCTGGCCAGTCGACAATCCGTTAAATAACGGTTTGGGGTTTTACCCATAACCATTCGGAACAGCCGCAGAAAATGATAGCTGCTATACCCGGTTAGTCTTGCCATTGACTCCAGTGACCAAGGGCGGGCACATTCGACGTGTATGATATCTGCGGCACTGCGGATAGACTGCCTGACCTCGTGGGGGACGGAGCCGTGAAGCGGTTCCGAGTTCTGCAGCAATTTCACTAGAAGCTCATAGAGTAGCGCGGATAGTCTTGGCTCACTACGTGTTACATAGGAAGCGCTCAGCAAGTACATTTCCTCGAACAGCTCGTCCAGCTTGGCCTCTAAATCAAAAGTGAACAGGTATGCACGTGACTGGTCCACTTCTTCTAATAAGGGGAGTACAATTTCAGTACTAAAATGAACCCAACGAACATCCCAAGGCTCTCCGGGATCAGACCCATACTGCTGATAAGCACCTTTAGGGTAAAGAAAACCTCGTCCTCTGCTCATCGGAATACGTTCACCCTCATGGAATACATAACCTTCCCCACCAAAGATTAAATGCAGGTTATAGCTTCCCAGAAACCCTTCACTTCTTCTCTCAGTATGCTGTGGAAAGTGAGTGTAGTGCCCCAAAAATTCAGGATAGCAGACATATTTTGAAAAAGCCGGTGTCGGCAAATACCATTGTTTCTTCATGATTGACAGCACCCATTTCTATCGCGCTGCAGAGCGCTAGTTGGATTAAGGTAATTAACGCAAGATTGTTATACGATCGCAATATTTTGTTATATAAGCCTTCTTATCACTGATACTACAATAGAATTATAAAATACTGAAAGCATATTTTTAATACTTTGGAGGTAATCATGAAGAAACCTGTCGCAACAGAAAAATTCGAGCTTGGCGTCTGCTATTATCCGGAACACTGGTCAGAAAGCCTGTGGGAGGACGATTATCGACGGATGCGGGAACTGGGCTTCACGATCATTCGGATGGGGGAATTTGCTTGGTCAATTTTTGAACCTGCTGAGGGTGAATTCCAATTCGGACTCTTTGATCGGGCGATTGATTTAGCTCATAAAAATGGTCTGCAGGTTGTTCTCGGAACTCCGACGGCTACCCCTCCAGCTTGGTTGACCCATAAGTATCCAGAAGTATTGAACGTGACGTATGAAGGTGTTACCCTTCAGCATGGCATGCGTCGTCATTATAATTACAGTAGCCCCATATATCGGGAGCTGTGTGCAAGGATTACTGAACAGATGGTTAAACATTACGGCAATCATCCAGGTGTAGTCGGCTGGCAAATTGATAATGAGCTCAACTGCGAAATTAGTGAATTTTACTCCGAGAGTGACCATAAGGCTTTTCGGGAATGGCTGCAGCAGAAATATGTTACGCTTGAGCATTTGAACGAGGCTTGGGGAGCTGTTTTTTGGAATCAAAGCTACAGTGACTGGTCTCAGGTCTATCTTCCACGGCCTACTCCAGTATCTAAGCAGCCTAATCCCCATCAGGCTTTGGATGAAAAACGGTTTATATCGGACAATACGATCTCTTTTGCCAAAAACCAAGCGGATATCATTCGTAAACATGCTCCAAAACAATGGGTAACCACGAATGGTCTGTTCGGGCATCTCGATAGCCATGAAATGACGGATGAGCTGCTGGATTTCTTCAGCTATGATTCTTATCCGCAGTTCTCTACTATTTCTAATGACCCGAACGAGCGGAATCCGCTGAATGATAGAGGCTGGGGGCTGTCGTTATCTGTTGTCCGTTCGATTTCTCCGAATTTCTGTATTATGGAGCAGCAATCGGGGCCGGGTGGCTGGGTGAACCGGATGGATATGCCTTCTCCGAAGCCGGGACAGATGCGGTTATGGACTTATCAATCGATCGCTCATGGCGCCGATATGGTGCTGTATTTCCGCTGGCGGACAGCTACGATGGGTAATGAAATCTATTGGCATGGCATTAACGACTATCATAATCAGCCGAACCGAAGAGTACGGGAAGCGGGACAGATCGGACAAGAGCTCGCGGCGGCAGGTCAAGCACTTATCGGTACTCGTAATCAGGCTAACGTTGCTATCGTTCGTGATTATGATAATGAGTGGGATGGAGAATACGATGTGTGGCATGGTCCGTTTATGTGGAAGAGCAACAAGGAGTGGTACAAAGCGCTCCAGCGGAAGCATATCCCGAATGACGTATTCTATTTACGCAAAAAGACAATGCTGGAAGAGCTCGCACGATATGATGTGCTTATCTATCCTCACCCGGCGATCATGACAGATGAGACAGCGTCACTACTGGATGAATATGTTCAGCAAGGTGGAAAACTGATCTTCGGATGTAGAACCGGTTATAAGGATGAACGTGGTCAATGTTATATGCGTCCGTTCCCAGGTGCTGCCAGGGATCTATGCGGGATCACAGTCGAAGAATTCACAATGGTTAAAGGCAGTCGTCAACCAACAACGATTAGCTGGTCAGGTGTGGCCGAAGTGGTCACTGGGGCAGATGATTTTAATGATATTCTCCGAATTGAGGATGATTCGGCCGAAGTCATGGCGGTTTATGCTTCGGACTATTACGCGGGAAAACCGGCGGTTACGAGAAATCATCGCGGCAAAGGCGAAGTTTGGTATCACGGAGCAGTCTTTAATGAACAAGCAGCGTCTATAATCATTGATCAAATCGGTTTGCAGTCGCCAGCAGAGTGGATCGAGCTTCCAGCAGAAGTAGAGCTGCAAATTCGTAGCGCGGCTAATTCCAGTTATACTTTTTTACTTAACTATAGTGAGACGCCTGCCTCCATACATCTACATGAGACCAAAACGGATTTACTGAGCGGAACAACATTATCGGGTGAGGTTACTTTGGAAGGGTTTGGTGTATTGATTTTGCATTAATGCAATGAATAAAAGCTAATGCAATGAATAAAAGCTAATGTAATAAATAGAGTTACGTATTAGGAAACTAATATGTACCTCTATTTTTTTATAAGAGTCATCAAAGAGATAGTTTAAATATAGTTATTTATTCCAACAAAATACAACGAACAACAGGTACAATATAAAGGATATTCTAGATTCAAAGGAGGGAAGTCTTGTGATTATTGAAGCTGAGAAAGTATTGTTGCAGTATTCGTTTATTGATCCAATCATTGAATTCATTAGACATAATGAGAATATTACATTTAAAGTGACCAACCAGCTGGATAACAAGAAGTACTTATTACGTATACATAAACCAATATCGGAAGGGTTCTCAGGCTTACAACATACTCGAGATGGATTGCAGTCCGAAATGTTTTTTCTGCGGGAAATCGATCAGAAGAACATACTGAAAGTTCAAAGACCGGTTGTAAATCAGAAGGGGCAGATGGTTACTGAATATAGTTCGGAGCGATTCGGTACCAGCTTGGCAACGCTTTTAGAATGGATTGAAGGCTTTACGCTTACCCAAGATGAAGACAACATTGAAAAGATTGTTTATAGATTAGGTAGAAATCTTGCCAGTTTACATGAATTCTCACGAACGCTAATGCCCTTGGAGTTACATAGACCTGTATATAACGTCAAAAAGATTGATGAAACTTTAATAGAACTTGGAAAGGGAGCAGACAATGGAGCCCTTAATCAGGAGGATTACGATGTTATTCGTAGCGTTCTACTCGTAGTAAAAGAGCAGTTAGCAGAACTAGACGCTAGGGAGAACTCATGGGGATTCATTCATGCTGATTTTCAGCTGGGGAATGTCGTTGTGTCAGAACAAAACCCGATCTTAATAGATTATTGCTTATTTGGTTATGGATATTACTTGTTTGATTTGGGCTCTGCATCTTCTATGCTGAAAAGTGAGCTCCGAAAAACGCTTTTGGAGGGTTATGCTTCTAAATCTAGCTTTTCGCTTAATGAGATTCGGTACATTGAAGGACAAATATTTATGGATATTTTTATTAGTTACGTATTTTTTATTCATGATTCTGAGAGGAGCGGCTGGATCAAAGAGCACGCCTCCAAAATATGCAGCACCTTATGTCAGGATTTTCTTAAGGGGAAAGAGGTATATTATTCGTTTTAGAGATGATGTGATACTCTAATAGGGAATGATAAATGAAGGGACTGAACTATGCGCAGAGATCATTATTTTTAAACCAACTATTAAAATTTAATGGAGGTAAAAATAATGTTAACTACAGAGTTACACACAGAACGATTACATTTAAGAAAAATGAAGGTTTCGGATTCGCCAAGTTTGTTTAAAGTGTGGTCTGATCCAGAGGTTACCAAGTTCATGAATGTCGATTGCTTTACTGATGAAAGTCAGGTAAAAGAGATGATACAACTGCTTGATGAATTTTCTCGAGATAACAAAGCTATTCGTTTCTCCGTAATTGAAAAGGAATCCAATGAAATCATAGGTTCTTGTGGGTATAATTTCTTAGATTTTGAAAATGAAAAAGCAGAGATTGGATATGATATTGCTAGAGCATTTTGGGGAAGAGGGTACGCTTCAGAAGCTATAAGTGCTTTGTTAGAATGCGCATTCTCAACCTTGAAGCTGAATCGAATCGAAGCAAAAGTGGAACCCGAAAACGTGAATTCAATAAAAGTCTTGCAAAAGCTAAACTTTATGTTTGAGGGAACCTTAAGAAGGTAAAAAAATAAACGGAAAGTTTATAGATCTCAATATGTATTCCAAATTAATAACAGACTAATTAGGTTTTATTTACAAAACTTAGATTTATCCAAAAGGTTATATTGGTCT
This Paenibacillus sp. FSL R5-0345 DNA region includes the following protein-coding sequences:
- a CDS encoding alpha/beta fold hydrolase — protein: MKIREAITTKVSTRTSKILNILVKILGAIIIAIVLFLAIVYTVNLISNKSEQRRIEPYGQLVPVDGKNMNVLIQGDGEETVVLLPGYGTAAPALDFKALIDELSPFYKVVVIEPFGYGLSDLTKKERSTENIVSEIHEALQGLHIDRYILMGHSISGLYGIDYVNKYENEVSAFVGLDSSVPSLSERKIEASALRALNLLKKSGLIRLQMKLSADPIAELPFDDTTKEQMRLINRQNIYNPTQLNEAGSMYTNFKGAENLSFPKNLPLILFVQANHPVTDRWLPEHVNQVKDSVDGKVITFEEGHYLYRTKAKEIVENFRLFMKEIK
- a CDS encoding beta-mannosidase, whose amino-acid sequence is MKQLEMKLAKWEFRGCGDEEWLPATVPGTVHTDLLKNGKIEDPFYGTNEHNLQWIDKKDWEYQTTLQLGEEWAGLSCTELIFEGLDTYADVYVNNVHVLAADNMFLAWRVDVKDQLKIGENNIRVRFRSVVKEDLPKLAKLGYTLPAPNDQSELGGLDEQRISVFARKAPYHYGWDWGPRFLTSGIWREASLEGRDEVQITDLYIRQNVITKEEARLTAVIEVDAPTAWQGMLRISADGLEWMRTVTLEGGKQQVEMDIVIDQPQLWWCRGLGEPHLYTFQADLVQGKEAIISRSVRTGLRSIQLIRERDAKGTSFSFALNGVPVFAKGANHIPNDSFITEVTEERYRHEIVTAVESNMNMLRVWGGGFYEEEIFYKLCDEYGLLVWQDFMFACSMYPGDEAFLANVKKEAEYNVKRLRNHPCIALWCGNNEIDSAWSQFEENMGWGWKEKIDAEHRASMWADYEKIFHHILPEAVTAFHPGVDYWPSSPLRDLTGNMDQHATRMAGDGDVHYWGVWHGIEPFENYNTKVGRFMSEYGFQSFPELKTVMSYAEEQDLELTSKVMLAHQKNGRGNLLIKEYMDMYLPQPKDFKAFLYMSQILQAEAIRIAIESHRRNKPYCMGTLYWQMNDCWPVASWAGMDYNGRWKALQYTVRSSFKDVLLSIDGTDRERIDVHVVSDLRRAITAELMLRLYKFDGSVLREWTHPVELGADSTAIVFSSPVVELLEGHGSGEVVLEISLQADGQVIDHKVHYFVPETEIQLQHSVITIKETPDSGGLSFTVTSDVLARGVYLISEDEGIFSDNFFDLLPGQSKTIVFSQRGKDGRDWTPAVPKGLKVKSMVDFVSEDLL
- a CDS encoding beta-galactosidase codes for the protein MKKPVATEKFELGVCYYPEHWSESLWEDDYRRMRELGFTIIRMGEFAWSIFEPAEGEFQFGLFDRAIDLAHKNGLQVVLGTPTATPPAWLTHKYPEVLNVTYEGVTLQHGMRRHYNYSSPIYRELCARITEQMVKHYGNHPGVVGWQIDNELNCEISEFYSESDHKAFREWLQQKYVTLEHLNEAWGAVFWNQSYSDWSQVYLPRPTPVSKQPNPHQALDEKRFISDNTISFAKNQADIIRKHAPKQWVTTNGLFGHLDSHEMTDELLDFFSYDSYPQFSTISNDPNERNPLNDRGWGLSLSVVRSISPNFCIMEQQSGPGGWVNRMDMPSPKPGQMRLWTYQSIAHGADMVLYFRWRTATMGNEIYWHGINDYHNQPNRRVREAGQIGQELAAAGQALIGTRNQANVAIVRDYDNEWDGEYDVWHGPFMWKSNKEWYKALQRKHIPNDVFYLRKKTMLEELARYDVLIYPHPAIMTDETASLLDEYVQQGGKLIFGCRTGYKDERGQCYMRPFPGAARDLCGITVEEFTMVKGSRQPTTISWSGVAEVVTGADDFNDILRIEDDSAEVMAVYASDYYAGKPAVTRNHRGKGEVWYHGAVFNEQAASIIIDQIGLQSPAEWIELPAEVELQIRSAANSSYTFLLNYSETPASIHLHETKTDLLSGTTLSGEVTLEGFGVLILH
- a CDS encoding alpha-galactosidase, yielding MGILIQEDQGLFHLQSAGMSYILQLINDYPAHVYWGKKLRSDSNLEGLLNLGGNTGLDRLPQEYPQYGTGDFRTPAYQVRLEDGTRITELKYSGYRVMKGKPALAGLPSVYVESDQEAQTLELTLKDDYAKLTVILRYTIYEDSNVITRSVEFTNGGDAQLQLQRALSASVDFSSGEMDMIYLAGAWSREGNLTRRRLVQGGTTIGSRRGMSSHQLNPFAALVKPETDENHGEAYGFSLVYSGGFEAEAEVDSFGMTRFTMGLNAFDFSWLLEPGEQFQTPEVVMVYSSEGIGEMSRTYHRLYRTRLCRGVFRDKERPILVNNWEATYFNFNADKLESIAAEGAKLGIELFVLDDGWFGKRDADNSSLGDWVEDLRKLPGGLSDVAQRVNHLGLQFGLWFEPEMISPDSDLYRKHPDWCLHVPGRRRSEARWQLVLDYTREDVRQYIYESLSRIFSTVPISYVKWDMNRCLTEIGSAELPPERQGETAHRYVLGLYELLERITSEFPHILFESCCSGGGRFDPGMLHYMPQTWTSDDTDAVERLKIQYGTSLVYPVSSIGAHVSAVPNHQVGRITPLSFRGDVAMSGNFGYELDLTKFTDEEKELVKEQVANYKQIRSLVQQGNLYRLQSPFEGNETAWMFVSDDQHEALIYYFRVMAVPHPPRRSLKLNGLNPELNYTLEASGEVYGGDRLMQVGLALPDIQQDFVSGCFKLKVQE
- a CDS encoding phosphotransferase enzyme family protein; the encoded protein is MIIEAEKVLLQYSFIDPIIEFIRHNENITFKVTNQLDNKKYLLRIHKPISEGFSGLQHTRDGLQSEMFFLREIDQKNILKVQRPVVNQKGQMVTEYSSERFGTSLATLLEWIEGFTLTQDEDNIEKIVYRLGRNLASLHEFSRTLMPLELHRPVYNVKKIDETLIELGKGADNGALNQEDYDVIRSVLLVVKEQLAELDARENSWGFIHADFQLGNVVVSEQNPILIDYCLFGYGYYLFDLGSASSMLKSELRKTLLEGYASKSSFSLNEIRYIEGQIFMDIFISYVFFIHDSERSGWIKEHASKICSTLCQDFLKGKEVYYSF
- a CDS encoding helix-turn-helix transcriptional regulator, whose translation is MKKQWYLPTPAFSKYVCYPEFLGHYTHFPQHTERRSEGFLGSYNLHLIFGGEGYVFHEGERIPMSRGRGFLYPKGAYQQYGSDPGEPWDVRWVHFSTEIVLPLLEEVDQSRAYLFTFDLEAKLDELFEEMYLLSASYVTRSEPRLSALLYELLVKLLQNSEPLHGSVPHEVRQSIRSAADIIHVECARPWSLESMARLTGYSSYHFLRLFRMVMGKTPNRYLTDCRLARAKLLLVSTGLSIAQVAIQSGFSQSSYFIKVFRTFEGMSPVKYRQAFGS